AGTTTAAGGCAACGGTTTCCTGCCGCTGCATAACGCCTAAAATGCAGCATTCAAACACGGAAGGTCCATCCACGGTGCGCCGTCTTACCCCCCCAAGTTAGGAGGCATCTCAGGAGGAAAGGTCATTAACAAGAATGTGTTCACTAGAAGAGTCCTAAAACCAACGGAGATATAAAGTATCGTCTATAGGATGCTTACAAGTGTTGAGTAAATTCTTCCCGTACTCAAGAGCACAACCACAGAGTAGAGGCTCTACCAGGCGATAGTCTTCGAAAGGTTAAGAGCAATCCGTACAGTCCTTTCCGTCAGGCCACCAGCTGCTCACATGGAACACGACAGATGCCGGCATCATCGCACACTACTTTCAGCTCATGTCTCGACCAGCTTGATGAGTGGCTGAGGTCTGCCCGCTCCAGCCGGAAGGTACACTCGCTTGCTATAGAGAGAGGAAGGATATTGGATGTGATCTTAAAAGAAACAAATGTTTTGAGATATCATTGCACAAGttacattaaagtgaacctgaacccaaaaaacaaatatttgttatGTCACAGAGCAACATCTAGAAATGTTTATTGTGCCTAAAGTAGCACCCTGGAAAAATCGACCCGTTGTCTGgaattcctcctgaaaaatagCAGTACACTTCCTGTTACCTCGTTACCTCAGATGTAAATCTGCAGTGCGAGATCATCTAAGGCAGTAatttccaaactacggccctccagctgtttgcgGAACTACACAGCCCACGAGGCTTTGCAAAattctgacattcacagatatgactaggcatggtgggaattgtagttcctgaacaactggaggaccaCAGGTTGGGAACCCCCTGATCTAAGGCattgctgcctctgactgctagtctcgGGAGATTTGGGAGTGAGATTTGGTGGTGTCACTACTACTGTGCTGATCATGGTTCTCCCTGCTGGAGAGAAAGCCATACCTGAGGACCTGTAGTGCAAGGAACTCCCTGTTACCATTGTTTTGCATTAGTTGCACTGCAAAAGTAGGGTtgacccgataccacttttttaagaccgagtacaagtgatgatactttttttcaagtactcaccgatactgatactttttttttattatcatgtgacagtggcacttatatgcagcactgacgaTGCGTTgactgtgtcagtatttttttttcttttttttaaatttcatttttttaccattttttttttgtgttactttttttacaatgcttttttaTTAGCCCTATGTGGggtggctttggtgaaatatcctgacctctcccctttgagacagggaaatggACTGAgatcacagattccccagtccgtAGTGCTCCGTactgcgcagtacagggcgggCCTCCATGTTTGAGAACCACGGTGCTAGCCTAATAACGGTTTTAAAGATAGGCAAGCTCACCTCGTTGAATCTAACTCCAAAGTTGTTATGGAACAAGTCTCAAACCTTATACACACGCCcgggaatctcgtcgggaaaaccgctgttcttttgaatggcaagaacgcgttgacgtcatcaaCACGACGAGcatgtcacattcgatgccgtcgccgccatcttgcttcaccctacactacccttgtaagctaccacacatgcgtcaaagtctcatTGGGCATGTGCGGGCTTACAGGAGGACAGGTAAGCTTGTAGCCGCATACACacacagttttctcgtcgggaaacaggccgacgagaatcccgacgagaaaatagagagcaggttctctatttttctcgttgagattcccggcagttttctcgacgagaaaacatacacacgaccggttttctcggcaaaaagctctgccagcagttttcttgccgagaaaaccggccgtgtgtacatggcttaacaCATGTGATGAAGGACGGACAATGCTTTACAAAAACTGATGCAGAGAAGGTCTTTAAAAACAGACACAAGTGAAAATTTCTTTTTGCTACCACCAAATCCACTactgcctaaaaaaaaagaagacgcaACCGTGATTTGGCCGACCAAAAGACAGAAGAATGAATTTTCATATTACGTACAAATTGTGTATGTTGGGTCTGGCGTAAGCCCTTGACGGCTGGATTGTGTGTCCCTGTTGGCTGGATAGAAAGTGTTCCAGTTTGTCTTGTAGTTCCAGATTCTAGAAAACAAAACATTAGAATTAGGTCATTctacagcatttaaaaaaataaggagATATTTGGGCAGGGCTGTCATAACAGACAAAGGAGGAACCGTAGGTTTTGAGTCACAAATGATGGGATTAGACTTTCTGGAGAAGAAGACTTAACATAAATCCGACAGAGGGATCATTACAGGATCGGCTCTTACCTCTGACTGAAGCCAGGAGACTTTCTCCCGTAATTCCTGGATGAGAGAGTCCTTCTCTTGGGCGGCTGTCCGTGAGTTCTGCACCTGTGGACACAATAGAAGACCTTTAAATTAACATCTGAGCTGAAACCTGCGCATTAACCATGAAATCCATCTCGAGCATAGGAGAGTGACAAGACATTGGCCCAAACTTACCAGACTGTGTCACTACTCCACCTCATCCTTACTACTGATCAAAACCAAACACGTCACACTCTGCTTGAGCCCCTTTTGTGCCCAAGTACCTCTCCTTTCTGTCCATCAGCTTACAAAAGAGCCACTCCCACTGTGAGGCAGATTTCAGCTCTTAGCTGGTGTGCAGAATGAGTtgagttaaaaaaatttaaattttgcgACTTTTGTTGTAATACACAGCCTGACAAAAACATGGCCATTACAGCTATATGAGCTTGTTAGACAGTTCATATAAATTTCATAGCCATTAATTTAGTGTTGTCACCCCTTCCACCATGGCCATTATAATGTAGTTGCcctcctttgtagctataacatccTCTAACCCTTCTGGGAGGCTTTCTGTGGGAATGTGtcctatttgtgaggtcaggtactaatgttggatgagaaaaCCTGCCTCACATGTAGGGACCAAAAAAAAGACCTGGCTCACACGTTGGGCAAAAAAAGACCTAGCTCACATATCGGGCCTCAAATTGGGCACCAAAAAACaaagacctggctcacatattGGGCCTCACGTTGGACACCAAAGACTTGGCTCACTTGTTGGGCCTCACGTTGGTCACCAAAAACCAAAGACCTGGCTCACATGTTGGGCTTCACATTGGGCACCAAAAAACaaagacctggctcacatattGGGCCTAACTTTGGGCACCAAAAAACAAAGACCAAAGAAATGACAATGACACTGTTATTGCTGGAAAAAATTGTTATGACTTTATTGCTTACTATGCAAGTTGACTGccttacatgcatatttgtatTGAACAAAAATTTCTAAATAAAcatgttattgaaaaaaaaaacaaaaacaaaggcctGGCTCACATGTTGGGCCTCACGTCGGGCACCGAAAAACAAAGACCTGGCTCACATGTTGGGCCTCACGTTGAGCACCAAAAACCAAAGACCTGGCTCACATGTTGTGCCTCACGTTGGGCACCAAAGACCTGGCTCACATGTTGGGCACCAAAAAACaaagacctggctcacatattGGGCCTCACGTTGGGCACCAAAAAACAAAGACCTGGCTCACATGTTGGGCCTCACGTCGGGCACCGAAAAACAAAGACCTGGCTCACATGTTGGGCCTCACGTTGGGCGCCAAAAACCAAAGACCTGGCTCACATGTTGTGCCTCACGTTGGGCACCAAAAACCAAAGACCTTGCTCATATTTTGGGCCTCACATTGGGCAGCAAAAACCAAAGACCTGGCTCACATGTTGGGCTTCACGTTGGGCACCAAAAAACAAAGACCTGGATCACAtgttgggcaccaaaaaaaagaccTGGCTCACATGTTGGGCCTTGCGTTgggcaccaaaaaacaaacaacctaGCTGACATGTTAGGCCTCATGTTCTTTGTACGATAGAGTATTAACAGAACCAATTTGTGGAAACTCATGAGCTCTGTTATTTGAAGATAGGTCCAAAACTTCTGGCCATATACTTTTGAGTGTCATGGtcaggtttacatacacttttggccaaaaaatgtatatgtctAGTGTGCATTACTGTGGTCAGACTATCCCACAATCCTTTGCACGTACCTGTTCAATCATCTGTCGTACTTTGCGCTGTTGGCTCTTTAACATATCATCGAGGTGGTGGATCTTCTCTTTCATGTTGGCCACGGTCTTCTCTAGATCCTGACACCTGAAATTCAAGAAAGTTATAATTAGGGAGAGTCTGTGAGGAAATATTGGAATTCTGTTTTTTAGATCTAAGGTTGTCATCGTTAACATCCAGGCTTCAATACCTTGGGTGTcatttatccaaaataaaaatcttaCAGCACCGCCCTCTAATCTCAAAGTACTCACTTGCTCTGTAGAGGTCCATTTTCCTCTTTCTGTCCTCTTAGACCGTCCAACTCGATCTCATTTTCTTGCATCTTGTTCAGCAAATCCTGGTGTTCCTACAGAATGAACAAGCAGTCAGTGAACGGACCTTCCCCAGAGACTCGAACAGCCTTTCAGAAGGTGGACAGTACGTAAAGTAAGAACAATTCTAGTGCCCTATAGGAGCTGAACTCTGCAATCGTTTCGCTTTACAGATGCTGTGTATGTCTGCTTGGCTCAGTGCAGCCCTCTATTGTTTTCACATCATTATAGGAGCCCAAATATGAATCAGTTTGACTTTTAATATCATAATTTAGgcaacttttctctctatatcgatCATGGGCGTCCACAGGTAGAGGCAAGTGGgggcaagcccccccccctggaatcagggatCAGCAAAGTGTCCGTCATTGGTATGCGTATAGGTTATACATGCctgaaatctgcaccctgtacatagcactttccttggaatctgcaccctgtaaatagcacatgccTAGAATAAAGTTTTCCGTTTCCCCATTAAATATAAATACTTGTGAGTCGCGGCTAAGCGGAGCACGGGTGTCCTTAAAATGATGCCACCCTCTAAAAAAAGTTCTTAGGACGCCCATGATATCGATCTTATGTTAGTAGCGTCCTAAACATTTCCTTCTTACCTTTTCCATATTGGACATCAGCCTCCTCAGCTCCTCTACCTCTCGCTGACGCTCAGTCGCTGTTTCCTCTGCTTGCTTGCGCGCTCGATTGTTATGCGCCACCTCTTGCTGACAGTGGTTGAGCCTTTCCTGTTCACAAGAGAAAGAGTCACAAAAATCGCCCCAACAAGCTGGTATGGTGCTGGCGTTGGGTCAGATGGAAAACATCGGAGAACTAACCTCATACAACCTGCGGTCCGCCTGGTGCCGCTTCTCAGTCTCCTGGAGCTTGGCGTACAGCTTCTGCGCGGTCTCCCGTAAGTTCTTTCCATTATCCATGGGAAATTCCTGAGGGAACACAGATCAGAGTTCTGTGTGAAGAAGCATGAGAACGTTTGGGATACTCCTGGACTGAAGGCACAAATGGCTTTGAATTCTCACCTCATCACTGTCTCTTGAAATCGACCATGGTTCCTCATAGTGCCTGACACCATTGTGATGTTCTGACAGAAAGACCTTCACAAAAAGAGCAGATTATGAGACAAAGGCCCAACCTTCAAAAATTATTTAACTTCCTGTGAGGAACATAATCTAAATTTAGGAAACATTTTTCAGAAGGAACTCCAAATCCCTCATCTTCAGGACTTCAGAAAATAATCTCCTACCTAGAGAAAGCCAATATAAGCCTTACACCTGACTGCTTGTCATGTACCTGATAGGAGACTGAAATGAGGAGTGTGGTCTCTATTGTATCTCTGGCCCAAGCACCCCTGGAAGTGCAGTAGATGTTGATGACAGGACCTGGACTAGAGATGTAGACTTGGAAGATCCAgatcaggaggaacacgagtgccagTAGTTGTTGATGGCAGGACCTGGCCCTGAGATGCAGACTTGAAAGAATCAGAACAGGAAAAACACAAGTGCCAGAAGATGTTAATGGCAGGACCTCCGACTGGAGATGCCGACTTGGTAGAATCAGAACAGAAGAAACACGAGTGCCAGTAGTTATTGAATATTGATGGCAGGACCTAGACTGGAGATGCTCACTTGGAAGATCCAGATCAGAGGAGGAACATGAGTGCCAGTAGATGTTGATGGCAGGAGCTCAGACTGGAGATGCAGACTCGTCAGACCCAGCAGAACATCAGCCAGTTGGGGGAACAGCAGCAACATGAGGGGAACCAACAGAGGAACTTTGGTTGAACTACAACTTCACAAGGGAAAAGTGGGCAAAGGTAACACACACAGGTAACTGGAGTGAACACTGGATGCGTCCAGAGCTGGCAGTCAATCATGGCATGAAGCCAAATCAGAAATAGCGGCCGAATCACAGAGGTAGCTGGGGTCAGAGGTGAGGTACAGAATCATAAGCTGAATCAGACATGtttgaagccgaggtcaggagcTGGTAAGCAGCAGTACAGAACAGGATCCAAGATTAGGTCAGCGAAAAGGAGGAACAGTGTCAAGAAACATATGTAGGTGTCAGGAAGGGCTTGCCAGCCACCAAAGATGGCAGCCGTAGAAGACGTCCTGAAACTTCAGTTCCTGTCAGATCACCCCTGGTGCACCTGCGCGCGCCCCTGCGCGCACCCTGTGACTATTTAAACTGGATCAGTACCCAGACTCaatgctgtctgctctacagcgttcCCGCGTGTCCCTGCTACCTAGTATCTGATACCTGTTCCTGTTATTTGACCCTGCTTGTCCCTGATGTTCCTACTCTTCTTCTGCACCCGACCCAGCCTGTCTTGACTCCACATCTGCCTGCTCCTTCTGCTACCTTGCTGCCAACCTGTTATCGATCCAGCCTGTACCTTCACTCCACTCCAGCCTTTGCATCTGTTCCTGATGTGTCtgcctgtgtatgacccagcctGCCTGTACCTGCCGTCTCTCCAGCCCTTTGGAGCCCTGCTGAGCATCCATCCCACCTGCAGCTGCATCTGCTTCTCTGCCTGTGGTGTTCCAGTGCCTAACCAGTTCCTACTATCTGCTGACCGCTGCTCCTGGTCTTTTCCTGTACCGGTGCTCCTCCACAGACTCCTCAAGGGTTCCAGTCCGGCTCTATTGGCAGCGATTCAGCCAGGCACTCGTGCGactctgtctgctctaccaggggcctcgagtcagaggtgtaagagaggcTGTCCTCTGCATTTCAGGCTCTACCACCTGCTTTTATATTCCTTGCTCAAAATGGCCGCTAGTAGCACCCCCTCCCATGGAGTGAAGAATGTAACTAAAACATGGTGCCTCCGACCAGGACTACGCCCGAATTGGTGACGCACAGATCCTGGAGGACGTTCACTTTACATGGACACAACCAATCAGAAACTACTAATACCTAGATAACATTGTGCTAATGATACATATGCTCACCGCCTTAGTAGCTCGCCTATAAAACCCCCATGTATCCGGAACCAATAAAGAGAGTATCATCAATCTGAGTACAGTCTCAGTGTGATCCTATCTCTACAACACCTTTTTGTTATTTTCTGAAGCCTCAAAGAAGGTTGATTTGGATCACCCAACACTTTGGGAGACCAATGTTTAATAAAATCAGATTCACTCTACTCTTAACCCAACTTTGCCTTCACAAGTTTACCTTGTCCGTCTCCTGCCCGTGTTTAGAGCCATCAAGGTCTTTTCTGAGATTCTTCAGAGATGTCCTCGCCTGAAAGAAGCAGAGACAAGCTAATAAATATTTGAAGAGTGCATGACTACCCACAGTGCACCATGCACAgactgtaaaccccccccccggccattaGATTAGTCGCAGATCTCCGGATGACTAACAAGGTTTAAACGCAGGAACTAAGCGCATCGTATATTTATAAAATGTAACAATGAATTATTAACGAGCTGTTAGGAGGATTGCTTCCATTCAGGATTGAAAGCAGTGGAAAGCTTCTGGTGACGAGGGAATCGGTGAGGGTTTTGTTTATGGTATAAAAACATTTGACGGAAATATTCGGTCACTTTTGTAGAAATGGAAGATATTTAACCCATCCTGACCAGTAAAGACCTCCTCTGTTTTCCAGAGGACATAGCACTACCTTAGCTGTCACCCCAAAAGCCTTTCTCTACATTTGTGAAAGCTCCTCCCACTGTCAATTACGTCTTACGTTCTCAACTCTACCAACTCTGCCCTCTTGTCCTTCCTAGTTTCGGGGTCATTAAATTTATTGGCTTTGTTACCTCTTGAATATGGCGGACCTCGTTCTTCAGTTGGCTGACGTTCCACTCGTGGTTGGCTTTGTTCTCTGCTTTGGCCTTGAGGTAGACCTGTGAGGACACAAGAGAAGAATTACAGAATAGGTAGAGCCAACATCAAAGTTGGGTTATCATTGGACACCATTTTTTAAAGATCCCGATCAATAGACTTGAATTGAAAATGTTGGTGAACCTGGGAAAACGTATAATTTAGGACTATTATTTCAGGGGCACCTCAACGTATGACATTGGTGTGaccactctctctctcatttctAAGGTCTATCGGTTTGGCATCCACTGGAAAATGTGACAAAATAAACTGGAAAGTGTGGAAAAAAATGCCTTAAATGTTTGGTTCAACCTAAAGGGTTAGGGGTGCCTGTAGATGAAAACTGTTTTGAacaaagttgaataatgcccttgctataggtgtaggccatttacatacctcccCGAAGCCTAGCCGAAAACCTCCCGAAGACAGCATCATCCCATCTTGCCTTATCAAAGAGAAGAAAAGACGGCGCTCACCAACCCAGTGCATTAGTTATGTAGATGAATATGGCCTCAGCCAGCGCCACTCCAGCAACACTCCCCTGGGCGTGGCTGAGGCCACATTCATCTACAACTCAGCCTAGAGAGGCACTGCAAGTTTAATTTGGATCCCATcttgccttgttgctaggacgcTGCCAAGACATTCCCAGCCGTTTTAAACCCCCATCACATGCGCTCTCTCTGTCTCCCCTGTCACAGTAGCTCGGAGCTCAGTGTTGCTGCAACAGAGGAGATAGTGGGCCACAAATGTGAGAGCTTGCTCCTGTAATGGATGGGGTTGAGCAGTAATGGCTAGGAGTGCCTTAGCAATGTCCTAGCAACAAGAGAGGACGCAATATCTGGGAGCTATGGCTGGGAGCATCTTAGCaacatcctagcaacaaggcaggatgggaGGACGCCATCTCTGGGAGTGATGGCTGGGAGCACCTTAGCAACATCCTAGCAACAAAGCAGGATGggaggacgccatggctgggagCAATGGCTGGGAGCGCCTTACCAGCTTCTTAGCAACAAGAGAGGATGCAATCTCTGGGAGTAATGGCTGGGAGAACCTTAGCAacgtcctagcaacaaggcaggaggaggacaccaTCTCTGGGAGTAATGGCTGGGAGCGCCTTACCAGCTTCCTAGCAACAAGAGAGAACGCCATCTTTGGGGCTAATGGCTGGGAGCGCCTTTGCAAagtcctagcaacaaggcaggttGAGAGGATGCCATCTCTGGGAGTTTTTGGACCAGGCTTCGGGAGGtacgtaaatggcctacacctatagaaaAGTCATTATCCAAATGTAGTCAAAGCTACACAGTTTTTATCCATACATAATTAGCACCCTTGCCAATAAGCAGTAGCAGCGTTTGATGAGATCCCCCATccaaccaccccagcctgctagaggacatccagcatcatctggagcttgggtctccaaacttttccaacaaagggccagttttatgtccttcagactttaggtggGCCGGATTATGGCcaatgggggtagaaaatgtcctggaccCAGCATCAGTGAGGGTATAtatggttggtggtcagtaggaggaggtatggtgtcccattattggtatcagtggaagaaatagtgccccattgtttgttagacggaggaatagtgccttaagGGGCTAGAAAAGGACCGCATCTGGCCCTcgagccacagtttggagacctctgatctGGAGCTTTGTTCCTCAGCTTGAATgacctggccccgcccctttcattcattggatttcagtttctttaaatcatggaggctcagcatcacgtGTGTGCGTTACCTACGCAAATGCAGCCTGCCTAGGAACTCCCACTCAACCCATCAAGACATTTTAAGATTTGCataacccctcccactgcttgcatcaggactgagggctcttgagaggagtactgaggaAGGGTgctgttttcaggaagctatgtacagctccctaccggcccctcccaccagccacaaATTGCACGCATTGCGTGGAGAAGCACacagacccagtgatgacatcaccaggTCAAAAATAAGGTGTGGAACGAATACAGAATTGAAATATTTCATTTGAATGTTGATGAGGGGGAGAgggaaccagggaaggcaaaatataagcataTTAAACGTCATCATTAAATTTACACCCGATTTGCAAATAACGAGCGAACAGGTGAGGGGTCAGAAGAATGGAAAAAGGGTTTTTCTGGCAGGGGAGGATCGCtaagtaaataagtacatttgaaATGCGCAGGGAGAGCCTTAAGGCTTGTGTAAACAAAGGCACCTTCCTGTACTTTGCAGGCTCCTACGTAAACACGACACACCAAACCGCGTTCCAGAGACGCAGAACAAACCCGGGGGAGGGGATGGAGATTGGTGGTGATATTTTATCCCGGTTATCATTCTTTCAGGAACTATAAATATCCTGTTGTGTACAAGGCAGAGAGTGTAATCCCGATCCGCACAGATCATATTCAGAGGCTGGGGAGGAGGCCTCCGCCCAGATCCACATTCCGGGAAGGTGACAAGCTGGTCCTTCAAGAATCTATTTATCATGTCTGATTGAGATAGGCAGGATGAATCTGACTCTCGTCAGAGATCGAAACTGCTTAGAAATGATAaaggaggggttcccaccatccctgtgctgagttctcgggtctgtacacctgttgtgcccattatgaggggttcccaccatcagtGTGCTGAgtccctgggtctgtacacccgctatgctcattatgagaggttcccatcatccctgtgcagagttcccgggtctgttcacccactgtgcccattatgaggggttcccaccatccctgtgctgagttcccgggtatgttcacctgctgtgcccattatgaggggttcccaccatccctgtgctgagttcctgggtctgtacacccgctgtgaccattatgaggggttcccaccatccctgtgctgagttcctgggtctgtacacccgttgtgcccattatgaggggttcccaccatccctttgctgagttcctgggtctgtacacccgctgtgcccattatgaggggttcccaccatccatgtgctgagaTTCCAGGTTAGTATGGAGGGGTAAGGGGGGTCATTACCTTAATGATCTCTTCATCACCATCGCTGGACTTGACGAGTTCGGATTTCAGAGGCCGAGAGCTCCGGGTTGGTCGGGATGATATGAGAGCGAAGGCGCGTCCCACCGGCTGcagacatgaaaaaataaaaataaattagtgACAGCTGTTTACACCCGGGGGTCCCCATGTAACTGAAACCAGGAGATATATTTGGATGCCTCTCCAAAGGCCGATTGAGTAACAGTGACAAACTAGAGAAAAATGTCAACAGACTACGATGTCATCAGCCAGGAATCAGCAGAGGACACAGAATGCGTCATACTGGCGGTATTTTTAGAAGGAGATTGCAATCAaacacctcctccccccccccacaacccgATCCCCACCAGTCTCTGGGTCCTCACCTTCACTTTGATGGTGTCCGTCCTCTCCGGGGAGTGATCCTCCCGTAGAGTCAGCCGTAAAGTCTTGATGTTATCCTGAAAATAGAAACAGAATGGTCAGCATTGAGAAGAACAAGCGTAAACTAATTCAGTGGAACTAGAAGGTCTTGTGTTCATTGATTACTTTATCATGAGGGCCTCTTAGAGCCCCCACCCCAGAACATTACTAAACAACTCCTTGGGCTCACCAAAGAAGTCCAAGTGGTCAAGCTTGTCGGTATACATGGTGTACATCTTCCTGTTGTTGGTGAGGTAAAGGCCTGGCTTCCCGCTCTGCTCCAACCTGTTCATCAGCTCTGGAGTACCGAGGACCACCTAGTCTCTCTCTACAAGCATGCTGCCACAGTTGAAAAGCATCAT
This window of the Rana temporaria chromosome 13, aRanTem1.1, whole genome shotgun sequence genome carries:
- the TUFT1 gene encoding tuftelin isoform X1, with protein sequence MNSLCTLQQLQSEETEPDNIKTLRLTLREDHSPERTDTIKVKPVGRAFALISSRPTRSSRPLKSELVKSSDGDEEIIKVYLKAKAENKANHEWNVSQLKNEVRHIQEARTSLKNLRKDLDGSKHGQETDKVFLSEHHNGVRHYEEPWSISRDSDEEFPMDNGKNLRETAQKLYAKLQETEKRHQADRRLYEERLNHCQQEVAHNNRARKQAEETATERQREVEELRRLMSNMEKEHQDLLNKMQENEIELDGLRGQKEENGPLQSKCQDLEKTVANMKEKIHHLDDMLKSQQRKVRQMIEQVQNSRTAAQEKDSLIQELREKVSWLQSENLELQDKLEHFLSSQQGHTIQPSRAYARPNIHNFKRVYLPAGAGRPQPLIKLVET
- the TUFT1 gene encoding tuftelin isoform X2 — translated: MNSLCTLQQLQSEETEPDNIKTLRLTLREDHSPERTDTIKVKPVGRAFALISSRPTRSSRPLKSELVKSSDGDEEIIKVYLKAKAENKANHEWNVSQLKNEVRHIQEARTSLKNLRKDLDGSKHGQETDKVFLSEHHNGVRHYEEPWSISRDSDEEFPMDNGKNLRETAQKLYAKLQETEKRHQADRRLYEERLNHCQQEVAHNNRARKQAEETATERQREVEELRRLMSNMEKEHQDLLNKMQENEIELDGLRGQKEENGPLQSKCQDLEKTVANMKEKIHHLDDMLKSQQRKVRQMIEQVQNSRTAAQEKDSLIQELREKVSWLQSENLELQDKLEHFLSSQQGHTIQPSRAYARPNIHNLSHPISFLSL